A window from Pangasianodon hypophthalmus isolate fPanHyp1 chromosome 4, fPanHyp1.pri, whole genome shotgun sequence encodes these proteins:
- the trappc14 gene encoding trafficking protein particle complex subunit 14 translates to MVLMMESQCEYFMYFPAVPISDLSDPARYRSLPRRSHLYLGETVRFLLVLRAQSGSGSGCSEERAGRGWRELAASLRALASVCPGESRARGRERSGEDAAEEEESDEDDGAASCSARGAATYRGFRECKPLLIHNNPGNGAREFRRAPVQSPVDEPVVLNDEVIFPLTVSLDKLPVNTLKVKIIVTVWKQEEEKAEIQEHGYLSILQQKSPCQTFRQDLNTFKAQVSTTLNVLPPPTVKCQQMTVSGKHLTVLKVLNGSSQEDVCVHDVRILPNFNASYLPMMPDGSVLLVDNVCHQSGEVAMASFYRMDSESSHLPSMLSALEQQNFLFQLQLSDQAQDDSNEGLEVPLIAVLQWSTPKLPFTSSIYTHYSVPSIRLDRPHFIMTASCPSAVRAHEHFRVRYTLLNNLQDFLAVRLVWTPEGRGQKEDPAVNAVVCHSPLSNLGYCRKGSTLSVSVAFQILKAGLFELSQHMKLKLQFTASVSNPPPEARPLSRKNSPSSPAVRDILDRHQASLSLGRSQSFSHQQPSKSHLTRTGSVMERRAITPPVGSPVGRPLYLPPERSILSLDKIAKRECKVLVLESHS, encoded by the exons ATGGTTTTGATGATGGAATCGCAGTGCGAGTATTTTATGTATTTCCCCGCCGTGCCCATTTCCGACCTGTCAGACCCGGCTCGGTACCGCAGCCTCCCGCGCCGCAGCCATCTGTACCTGGGGGAGACGGTGCGCTTCCTGCTGGTGCTGCGCGCGCAGAGCGGCTCGGGCTCCGGGTGCAGTGAGGAGCGCGCGGGCCGCGGCTGGCGGGAACTGGCTGCGTCTCTGCGCGCGCTCGCCAGCGTGTGTCCGGGTGAGAGCAGGGCGCGGGGGAGAGAGCGTTCCGGGGAAGATGCAGCCGAGGAGGAGGagagtgatgaagatgatggagCGGCGAGCTGCTCAGCCAGAGGAGCCGCGACATACCGGGGATTCAGGGAGTGTAAGCCGCTTCTCATCCACAATAACCCCGGTAACGGCGCCAGGGAGTTCCGCAGAGCTCCGGTGCAG TCACCTGTGGATGAGCCAGTGGTTCTGAATGATGAAGTCATCTTCCCCCTGACTGTGTCCTTGGATAAACTCCCAGTCAACACACTCAAAGTGAAG ATCATAGTGACTGTATGGaaacaggaggaggagaaggcTGAGATCCAGGAACATGGCTACCTCAGCATTCTTCAGCAGAAGAGCCCGTGCCAAACCTTCCGCCAGGACCTCAACACCTTCAAAGCCCAAG TCAGCACCACTCTAAACGTCCTTCCTCCACCCACAGTGAAGTGTCAGCAGATGACTGTGTCTGGAAAGCATCTGACTGTACTTAAAG TGTTAAACGGAAGCTCTCAGGAGGACGTGTGTGTACATGATGTACGAATCCTGCCCAACTTCAATGCCTCTTATTTACCCATGATGCCTGATGGCTCCGTGCTGCTGGTCGACAATGTGTG CCATCAGTCAGGTGAGGTTGCCATGGCGTCCTTCTACAGGATGGACAGTGAGTCTAGTCACCTTCCCAGCATGCTCAGTGCTCTAGAGCAGcaaaacttcctgtttcaaCTGCAGCTCAGTGACCAGGCCCAGGATGATTCTAATGAG GGTCTTGAGGTGCCACTGATAGCAGTCCTCCAGTGGTCCACTCCCAAGCTGCCATTTACCAGCTccatctacacacactacagtgtgcCTAGCATCAGACTGGACCGGCCTCACTTCATCATGACCGCAAGCTGCCCCAGTGCCGTAAGAGCTCACGAGCACTTCAGAGTGCGctacacactcctcaacaaCCTGCAGGACTTCCTGGCTGTACGGCTCGTCTGGACACCAGAAG GCCGTGGGCAGAAGGAGGACCCGGCAGTAAATGCAGTAGTGTGTCATTCTCCTCTAAGTAACCTTGGTTACTGTCGCAAAGGCagcactctctctgtctctgtggcCTTCCAGATCCTCAAAGCTGGCCTCTTTGag CTGAGTCAGCACATGAAACTAAAGCTGCAGTTTACAGCATCCGTGTCGAACCCGCCCCCTGAAGCCCGTCCTCTCTCACGTAAGAACAGTCCGTCCAGTCCTGCTGTACGAGACATACTGGACCGACACCAGGCCAGCCTGAGCCTGGGCCGCTCGCAGTCTTTCTCCCATCAGCAGCCCTCCAAGTCCCACCTCACCAg GACAGGCAGTGTTATGGAACGGCGTGCAATCACTCCTCCTGTCGGTTCTCCTGTCGGTCGGCCACTCTACCTCCCCCCGGAGCGGAGCATTTTATCGCTCGACAAGATCGCCAAGCGCGAGTGCAAAGTGCTGGTGCTGGAGTCACACAgctaa
- the gal3st4 gene encoding galactose-3-O-sulfotransferase 4 isoform X2, giving the protein MRWLGCYRLGPMWKALLVFVVIAFAGQLLGVLFNKSWVQPERPRSLFSLSENGQGPPLGSCRPQTHIMFLKTHKTASSTVLNMLYRFGEEQRLRFALPMGYQFGYPLPFIAQRVKGYRGPHVAKFDIMGNHMRFNKPEVEKVMPTNTFYFSILRDPVALAESSYAYYKNVAPAFRRSKGLGDFADNPNKYYDPRLRNNHYARNLLWFDFGLDHNANYSLALAKRGEAEVRRNFKLILLSEYFDQSMVLLRHALCWPLDAVVSFSLNARQQISKSRSGWVGKAAAPASLQLTEEQRQKLREWNALDWHLYQAFNRTFWDEVERFGRAKMDTEVTLLRSRREVLARVCLRDGGRPVEASRIRDRAIRPFQSGLVKILGYELQPGLDNATRQACLRMIRPEIQYKDLLDLRQFPRAQQLPGAAVAANGLAVKKDSSPHRNGQHAGESLERDWEGTILVRNQSQEHVDIKGKLR; this is encoded by the exons ATGCGCTGGCTGGGATGCTATCGGCTGGGACCCATGTGGAAAGCACTCCTGGTGTTTGTGGTCATCGCCTTTGCGGGCCAACTCCTGGGGGTCCTCTTCAATAAAAG CTGGGTGCAGCCAGAGCGGCCTCGgtctctgttctctctttctgagAACGGTCAGGGGCCTCCTCTGGGCTCCTGCAGGCCTCAGACACACATCATGTTCCTGAAGACCCACAAGACAGCCAGCAGCACTGTTCTCAACATGCTCTACCGCTTTGGTGAGGAGCAGCGCCTGCGTTTTGCCCTCCCAATGGGCTACCAATTTGGCTATCCACTCCCCTTCATAGCCCAGAGGGTCAAAGGGTACAGGGGTCCCCATGTTGCCAAGTTTGACATCATGGGAAACCACATGCGCTTCAACAAGCCAGAG GTAGAGAAAGTCATGCCTACAAATACTTTCTATTTCTCCATTTTACGAGACCCTGTGGCATTAGCCGAGTCCTCCTATGCCTATTACAAAAATGTTGCCCCTGCCTTCCGACGTTCAAAGGGACTAGGCGACTTTGCAGATAACCCGAACAAATACTATGACCCCCGACTGCGCAACAACCACTATGCCCGCAACCTGCTATGGTTTGACTTTGGCCTTGATCACAATGCTAACTACTCCTTGGCTCTTGCAAAGCGCGGTGAAGCAGAAGTAAGACGCAACTTTAAACTTATCCTTTTGTCTGAGTACTTTGACCAGTCCATGGTGCTGCTCCGACATGCTCTCTGCTGGCCTCTGGACGCTGTTGTGTCCTTTAGCCTGAATGCCAGACAGCAGATATCCAAGAGCAGGTCAGGGTGGGTAGGGAAGGCAGCTGCTCCAGCATCTTTGCAACTGACGGAAGAGCAGCGTCAGAAGCTGCGTGAGTGGAACGCCCTGGACTGGCACCTGTACCAAGCCTTTAACCGCACTTTCTGGGATGAGGTGGAGAGATTTGGCCGAGCGAAGATGGACACTGAGGTGACCTTATTGAGGAGCAGACGAGAGGTATTGGCCCGCGTGTGTTTGCGCGATGGAGGCCGGCCGGTTGAAGCTAGCCGCATTCGGGACAGGGCCATCCGTCCCTTCCAGAGTGGCCTGGTGAAGATTTTAGGGTATGAGTTGCAGCCAGGTCTGGACAATGCTACGAGGCAAGCCTGTCTGCGTATGATTAGACCAGAGATCCAATACAAGGATCTTTTGGATCTCCGACAGTTTCCACGTGCCCAACAACTTCCAGGAGCAGCAGTGGCTGCAAATGGGCTTGCTGTTAAGAAGGATTCGTCACCTCATAGGAATGGACAGCATGCCGGAGAGTCATTAGAGAGGGATTGGGAAGGAACCATATTGGTCCGTAATCAATCCCAAGAACATGTGGACATTAAGGGAAAATTGAGATAG
- the gal3st4 gene encoding galactose-3-O-sulfotransferase 4 isoform X1 has translation MLFRLFARRMRWLGCYRLGPMWKALLVFVVIAFAGQLLGVLFNKSWVQPERPRSLFSLSENGQGPPLGSCRPQTHIMFLKTHKTASSTVLNMLYRFGEEQRLRFALPMGYQFGYPLPFIAQRVKGYRGPHVAKFDIMGNHMRFNKPEVEKVMPTNTFYFSILRDPVALAESSYAYYKNVAPAFRRSKGLGDFADNPNKYYDPRLRNNHYARNLLWFDFGLDHNANYSLALAKRGEAEVRRNFKLILLSEYFDQSMVLLRHALCWPLDAVVSFSLNARQQISKSRSGWVGKAAAPASLQLTEEQRQKLREWNALDWHLYQAFNRTFWDEVERFGRAKMDTEVTLLRSRREVLARVCLRDGGRPVEASRIRDRAIRPFQSGLVKILGYELQPGLDNATRQACLRMIRPEIQYKDLLDLRQFPRAQQLPGAAVAANGLAVKKDSSPHRNGQHAGESLERDWEGTILVRNQSQEHVDIKGKLR, from the exons ATGCTGTTCAGACTCTTCGCGAG GAGGATGCGCTGGCTGGGATGCTATCGGCTGGGACCCATGTGGAAAGCACTCCTGGTGTTTGTGGTCATCGCCTTTGCGGGCCAACTCCTGGGGGTCCTCTTCAATAAAAG CTGGGTGCAGCCAGAGCGGCCTCGgtctctgttctctctttctgagAACGGTCAGGGGCCTCCTCTGGGCTCCTGCAGGCCTCAGACACACATCATGTTCCTGAAGACCCACAAGACAGCCAGCAGCACTGTTCTCAACATGCTCTACCGCTTTGGTGAGGAGCAGCGCCTGCGTTTTGCCCTCCCAATGGGCTACCAATTTGGCTATCCACTCCCCTTCATAGCCCAGAGGGTCAAAGGGTACAGGGGTCCCCATGTTGCCAAGTTTGACATCATGGGAAACCACATGCGCTTCAACAAGCCAGAG GTAGAGAAAGTCATGCCTACAAATACTTTCTATTTCTCCATTTTACGAGACCCTGTGGCATTAGCCGAGTCCTCCTATGCCTATTACAAAAATGTTGCCCCTGCCTTCCGACGTTCAAAGGGACTAGGCGACTTTGCAGATAACCCGAACAAATACTATGACCCCCGACTGCGCAACAACCACTATGCCCGCAACCTGCTATGGTTTGACTTTGGCCTTGATCACAATGCTAACTACTCCTTGGCTCTTGCAAAGCGCGGTGAAGCAGAAGTAAGACGCAACTTTAAACTTATCCTTTTGTCTGAGTACTTTGACCAGTCCATGGTGCTGCTCCGACATGCTCTCTGCTGGCCTCTGGACGCTGTTGTGTCCTTTAGCCTGAATGCCAGACAGCAGATATCCAAGAGCAGGTCAGGGTGGGTAGGGAAGGCAGCTGCTCCAGCATCTTTGCAACTGACGGAAGAGCAGCGTCAGAAGCTGCGTGAGTGGAACGCCCTGGACTGGCACCTGTACCAAGCCTTTAACCGCACTTTCTGGGATGAGGTGGAGAGATTTGGCCGAGCGAAGATGGACACTGAGGTGACCTTATTGAGGAGCAGACGAGAGGTATTGGCCCGCGTGTGTTTGCGCGATGGAGGCCGGCCGGTTGAAGCTAGCCGCATTCGGGACAGGGCCATCCGTCCCTTCCAGAGTGGCCTGGTGAAGATTTTAGGGTATGAGTTGCAGCCAGGTCTGGACAATGCTACGAGGCAAGCCTGTCTGCGTATGATTAGACCAGAGATCCAATACAAGGATCTTTTGGATCTCCGACAGTTTCCACGTGCCCAACAACTTCCAGGAGCAGCAGTGGCTGCAAATGGGCTTGCTGTTAAGAAGGATTCGTCACCTCATAGGAATGGACAGCATGCCGGAGAGTCATTAGAGAGGGATTGGGAAGGAACCATATTGGTCCGTAATCAATCCCAAGAACATGTGGACATTAAGGGAAAATTGAGATAG